The proteins below come from a single Geobacillus thermoleovorans genomic window:
- the purK gene encoding 5-(carboxyamino)imidazole ribonucleotide synthase: MTKQRIVPGQTIGIIGGGQLGRMMALAAREMGFRIAVLDPTPDSPCGQVADVEITAPYHDLDAIAELARVSDVITYEFENIDARALEWLEANAYVPQGSRLLAVTQDRALEKAAIVDASLPVAPYVEVNGAEELEQAVQTIGFPCVLKTRRGGYDGKGQYVLRGEGDLAKAADLLGLGPCILEGWVPFVKEMSVIVARNLDGETAVFPVAENIHIENILHQTIVPARIPESVQERAIRYAEVLAASFSLVGTLAVEMFLTADGDIYINELAPRPHNSGHYTINACATSQFAQHIRAVCNWPLGSTELLKPAVMVNILGEHVEPVIRHIGAFDGGTYVHLYGKHEAKPKRKMGHVTVLADDVEAALARIESWQIWHDRRLERG, from the coding sequence TTGACTAAGCAACGGATCGTTCCTGGGCAGACGATCGGCATCATCGGCGGGGGGCAGCTCGGGCGGATGATGGCTTTGGCGGCGCGCGAGATGGGTTTTCGCATCGCCGTGCTCGACCCAACGCCTGACTCCCCGTGCGGGCAAGTGGCCGATGTGGAGATTACGGCGCCTTATCATGATTTGGACGCCATCGCTGAACTGGCCCGCGTGAGCGATGTCATTACGTACGAATTTGAAAATATCGATGCGCGAGCGCTTGAGTGGCTGGAGGCAAACGCCTATGTCCCGCAAGGAAGCCGACTGCTTGCGGTGACGCAAGACCGGGCGCTGGAGAAAGCGGCGATCGTTGATGCCAGCTTGCCGGTGGCGCCCTATGTCGAAGTGAATGGAGCGGAGGAACTTGAACAGGCCGTTCAGACGATCGGTTTCCCGTGCGTCTTGAAAACGCGGCGCGGCGGCTACGACGGCAAAGGACAATATGTGCTGCGCGGCGAAGGCGATCTAGCCAAAGCGGCTGATTTGCTTGGGCTTGGCCCATGCATTTTGGAAGGCTGGGTGCCGTTTGTGAAGGAAATGTCGGTCATTGTCGCCCGCAACCTCGATGGTGAGACGGCTGTTTTTCCAGTGGCGGAAAATATTCATATCGAGAACATTTTGCATCAAACGATCGTTCCGGCTCGAATTCCGGAAAGCGTGCAAGAGCGGGCCATTCGCTACGCGGAAGTGTTGGCCGCATCGTTTTCGCTCGTTGGGACGCTGGCGGTGGAAATGTTTTTGACTGCGGACGGGGATATTTATATTAATGAGCTGGCCCCTAGACCGCACAACTCCGGACATTATACAATCAATGCATGCGCGACGTCGCAGTTTGCCCAGCACATCCGCGCCGTCTGCAACTGGCCGCTCGGATCGACCGAATTGTTGAAGCCGGCGGTGATGGTCAATATTTTAGGCGAGCACGTCGAGCCGGTCATTCGGCATATCGGTGCGTTCGACGGGGGGACCTACGTCCATCTGTACGGCAAACACGAAGCGAAGCCGAAGCGGAAAATGGGGCATGTGACGGTGCTGGCAGACGATGTCGAGGCGGCGTTGGCGAGAATCGAATCGTGGCAAATTTGGCATGATCGGAGGCTGGAACGAGGATGA
- the purB gene encoding adenylosuccinate lyase produces MIERYTRPEMGAIWTEENRFKAWLEVELLACEAWAELGVIPKEDVRRLRENASFDVNRIKEIEEETRHDVVAFTRAVSETLGEERKWVHYGLTSTDVVDTALGYLLKQANAILRRDLENFIQVLKEKAREHKYTVMMGRTHGVHAEPTTFGLKLALWYAEMVRNLERFEQAAKMVEVGKISGAVGTYANVDPFVEQYVCEKLGLTPAPISTQTLQRDRHAYYMATLALIATSIEKFAVEIRGLQKSEVREVEEFFAKGQKGSSAMPHKRNPIGSENMTGMARVIRGYMVTAYENVPLWHERDISHSSAERIILPDATIALNYMLNRFANIVKHLLVYPENMKKNMERTFGLIYSQRVLLALIDKGMTREEAYDLVQPKAMEAWERQVPFRSLLEADERIMSRLTKEELDDCFDYRYHLKHVDTIFARLGLE; encoded by the coding sequence ATGATTGAACGTTACACAAGACCGGAAATGGGAGCGATTTGGACCGAGGAAAACCGCTTTAAGGCATGGCTTGAGGTGGAACTGCTCGCGTGCGAGGCGTGGGCCGAGCTTGGCGTCATCCCAAAAGAAGATGTCCGCCGCCTGCGTGAAAACGCGTCGTTTGACGTCAACCGCATTAAGGAAATCGAAGAAGAAACGCGCCACGATGTCGTCGCCTTCACCCGCGCCGTTTCTGAGACGCTTGGGGAAGAACGAAAATGGGTGCATTATGGTCTCACGTCGACCGATGTCGTCGATACGGCGCTCGGCTACTTGTTAAAGCAGGCGAACGCGATTTTGCGGCGTGATTTGGAAAACTTCATTCAAGTGCTGAAAGAGAAAGCGCGCGAACATAAATACACGGTCATGATGGGGCGCACGCACGGCGTTCATGCCGAACCGACGACGTTCGGGCTGAAGCTGGCGCTTTGGTATGCCGAGATGGTGCGAAATTTGGAGCGGTTTGAACAAGCTGCCAAGATGGTGGAAGTAGGGAAAATTTCCGGCGCAGTCGGCACGTACGCCAACGTGGATCCGTTTGTGGAGCAGTATGTGTGTGAAAAACTCGGCTTGACGCCGGCGCCGATTTCGACGCAGACGCTGCAGCGCGACCGCCACGCTTACTATATGGCGACATTGGCCTTAATTGCGACATCGATTGAAAAATTTGCCGTCGAGATTCGCGGCTTGCAAAAAAGCGAAGTCCGCGAAGTCGAAGAGTTTTTTGCCAAAGGACAAAAAGGCTCATCAGCGATGCCGCATAAGCGCAATCCGATCGGTTCGGAAAACATGACCGGCATGGCGCGCGTCATTCGCGGCTATATGGTGACAGCGTACGAAAACGTGCCGCTTTGGCATGAACGCGACATTTCCCATTCGTCGGCCGAGCGCATCATTTTGCCGGATGCGACGATTGCGTTGAATTATATGTTGAACCGATTCGCGAATATCGTGAAACATTTGCTTGTGTACCCGGAAAACATGAAAAAAAATATGGAGCGCACGTTCGGGCTCATTTATTCACAGCGAGTCTTGCTTGCTTTGATCGACAAGGGGATGACGCGCGAGGAGGCGTACGATTTGGTGCAGCCGAAAGCGATGGAAGCGTGGGAGAGACAAGTGCCGTTCCGCTCGCTTCTTGAAGCGGATGAGCGGATCATGAGCCGGCTGACGAAAGAGGAGCTCGATGATTGTTTTGATTATCGCTATCACTTGAAACATGTCGATACGATTTTTGCACGCTTAGGGTTGGAGTGA
- the purC gene encoding phosphoribosylaminoimidazolesuccinocarboxamide synthase: MEALIVPTKQQLLYEGKAKKIYATDEPDVLWVEYKDSATAFNGEKKATIAGKGRLNNEISSLLFLKLREAGIANHFIEKLSPTEQLVRRVTIIPLEVVVRNVVAGSLAKRIGLEEGTPLEAPLVEFYYKNDDLGDPLLLEDHIFILKLASREEVAALKQAALAVNDVLRLHFAERNVRLIDFKLEFGRTADGAILLADEISPDTCRLWDAKTNEKLDKDVFRRDLGSLTDAYEVILQRLGGESACTK; the protein is encoded by the coding sequence ATGGAGGCGTTGATCGTGCCGACGAAACAACAGCTGTTATATGAAGGGAAAGCGAAAAAAATTTACGCGACTGACGAGCCAGATGTGCTTTGGGTCGAGTACAAAGACAGCGCAACGGCGTTTAACGGCGAAAAAAAGGCGACGATCGCCGGCAAAGGGCGGCTCAATAACGAGATTTCCAGCTTGTTGTTTTTGAAGCTGCGCGAAGCAGGCATTGCCAATCATTTTATTGAAAAGCTGTCGCCAACGGAACAATTGGTCCGGCGCGTGACGATCATCCCGCTTGAAGTCGTTGTCCGCAATGTGGTAGCGGGAAGTTTAGCCAAGCGGATCGGTCTAGAGGAAGGGACGCCGCTTGAGGCGCCGCTTGTTGAGTTTTATTACAAAAACGACGACCTTGGCGACCCGTTGTTGTTGGAAGATCATATCTTCATTTTAAAACTCGCCAGCCGCGAGGAAGTCGCCGCGCTGAAGCAGGCCGCGCTTGCGGTGAATGACGTGCTGCGCCTCCATTTTGCCGAGCGGAACGTGCGGTTGATTGATTTTAAGCTTGAGTTCGGCCGTACAGCAGACGGAGCCATTCTCTTGGCGGATGAGATTTCACCGGACACGTGCCGGTTATGGGACGCAAAGACGAACGAAAAGCTCGACAAAGACGTGTTCCGCCGCGACTTGGGCAGTTTGACGGACGCATACGAAGTCATTTTACAACGGTTAGGGGGAGAATCGGCATGTACAAAGTAA
- the purS gene encoding phosphoribosylformylglycinamidine synthase subunit PurS has protein sequence MYKVKVYVTLRESVLDPQGTAVKGALHSLSYTEVKDVRIGKFMELVIEESDRDINELVREMCEKLLANPVIEDYRYEIEEAVAR, from the coding sequence ATGTACAAAGTAAAAGTGTATGTCACGTTGCGAGAGAGTGTGTTGGATCCGCAAGGGACCGCTGTAAAAGGGGCGCTGCACAGCTTATCGTATACGGAAGTGAAAGATGTACGAATCGGGAAGTTTATGGAGCTCGTGATTGAAGAGAGCGACCGCGACATCAACGAGCTCGTTCGCGAGATGTGTGAAAAACTGCTTGCCAACCCGGTGATTGAAGACTACCGCTATGAAATCGAGGAGGCCGTCGCCCGATGA
- the purQ gene encoding phosphoribosylformylglycinamidine synthase subunit PurQ, producing MKFAVVVFPGSNCDVDMYHAIADELGEEVEYVWHDEDDLDRFDAILLPGGFSYGDYLRSGAIARFSKVMAAVKKAAEAGKPVLGVCNGFQILLEAGLLPGAMRRNQGLKFICRPVQLTVENHETMFTSAYEKGEVITIPIAHGEGNYYCDEQTLERLVENRQIVFRYHGENPNGSLADIAGIVNEQGNVLGMMPHPERAVDALLGSADGLKLFRSIVNYWRETHVVTA from the coding sequence ATGAAGTTTGCCGTCGTTGTGTTTCCGGGATCGAATTGCGATGTCGATATGTATCATGCGATCGCCGATGAACTTGGCGAAGAGGTCGAATACGTTTGGCATGACGAGGACGATCTAGACCGTTTTGACGCCATTTTGCTTCCAGGCGGGTTTTCGTACGGCGATTACTTGCGTTCCGGAGCCATTGCCCGTTTCTCCAAGGTGATGGCTGCCGTAAAAAAAGCCGCCGAAGCGGGAAAACCGGTGCTTGGGGTGTGCAACGGGTTTCAAATTTTGCTCGAAGCCGGCTTGCTTCCTGGGGCGATGCGCCGCAATCAAGGGTTGAAATTCATCTGCCGGCCGGTCCAGCTGACGGTGGAAAATCATGAAACGATGTTTACGTCTGCCTACGAAAAAGGCGAAGTCATTACAATTCCAATCGCCCATGGTGAAGGGAATTATTATTGCGATGAACAGACGCTCGAGCGCCTTGTCGAGAACCGGCAAATCGTGTTCCGTTACCATGGAGAAAATCCGAACGGCAGCTTGGCGGATATTGCCGGCATCGTCAATGAACAGGGCAATGTGCTCGGCATGATGCCGCATCCGGAGCGGGCGGTCGACGCCTTGCTCGGCAGCGCGGACGGATTGAAACTATTCCGATCGATCGTCAACTATTGGAGGGAGACGCATGTCGTTACTGCTTGA
- the purL gene encoding phosphoribosylformylglycinamidine synthase subunit PurL has protein sequence MSLLLEPSAAMIKEQKLYREMGLTDEEFARIEAILGRLPNYTETGIFAVMWSEHCSYKNSKPVLKKFPTDGPHVLQGPGEGAGIVDIGDGLAVAFKIESHNHPSAIEPYQGAATGVGGIIRDVFSMGARPIALLNSLRFGELTSPRVKYLFEQVVAGIAGYGNCVGIPTVGGEVQFDPAYEGNPLVNAMCVGIIRHEDIQRGVATGVGNTVMYVGAKTGRDGIHGATFASEELSEQSEAKRPAVQVGDPFMEKLLLEACLEAVKSDALVGIQDMGAAGLTSSSAEMASKGGFGIEMNLDLVPQREAGMTPYEMMLSESQERMLLVVKQGCEDEIAAIFAKYGLEAKAIGKVTDDKMLRLLFRGEVAAEIPVDALAKDAPVYHKPSAEPAYYREFQAMPPYTPHIEDYNQTLLGLLAQPTIASKEWVYDQYDYMVRTNTVVAPGSDAAVVRIRGTNKALALTTDCNSRYLYLDPETGGKIAVAEAARNVICSGAKPLAITDCLNFGSPEKPEIFWQLEKAVDGMSEACRALGTPVVSGNVSLYNETNGEAVYPTPVVGMVGLIDDLSHITTQSFKQAGDLIYVIGEAKPEFGGSELQKWLEGRIFGKAPEIDLEVEASRQRQLLAAIRAGVVASAHDIAEGGLAVALAECVMGASGLGAKVTIGGDLVSELFSETQSRFVVSVKKEQKEAFEQLVEAKQIGEVTDDGAFVVNGEHGETLIHLSVAKMRNVWKGAIPCLLKSKD, from the coding sequence ATGTCGTTACTGCTTGAGCCGAGCGCGGCGATGATCAAAGAACAAAAGTTGTACCGTGAGATGGGGTTAACAGATGAAGAGTTTGCGCGCATTGAAGCGATTTTGGGGAGACTGCCGAACTACACGGAAACCGGCATTTTTGCCGTCATGTGGTCGGAGCATTGCAGCTACAAAAACTCGAAGCCGGTGCTGAAAAAATTCCCGACTGATGGTCCGCACGTGCTGCAAGGGCCGGGTGAGGGTGCAGGCATTGTCGATATTGGCGACGGGCTGGCGGTGGCGTTTAAAATCGAAAGCCATAATCACCCGTCAGCGATCGAGCCGTACCAAGGAGCGGCGACCGGGGTCGGCGGCATCATCCGCGACGTCTTTTCAATGGGAGCGCGGCCGATTGCGCTGCTGAACTCGCTTCGATTTGGCGAATTGACGTCGCCGCGCGTCAAATATTTGTTCGAGCAGGTCGTCGCCGGCATTGCCGGGTACGGCAACTGCGTCGGCATCCCGACCGTCGGCGGCGAGGTGCAGTTCGACCCGGCGTATGAAGGCAACCCATTGGTCAACGCCATGTGCGTCGGGATCATCCGCCATGAGGACATTCAGCGCGGCGTGGCGACCGGGGTCGGCAACACGGTCATGTACGTCGGGGCGAAAACGGGCCGCGACGGCATCCACGGGGCGACGTTTGCTTCGGAAGAGTTGAGCGAACAGTCGGAAGCAAAGCGTCCCGCCGTGCAAGTCGGCGACCCGTTTATGGAAAAACTGCTGCTTGAGGCGTGTCTTGAAGCAGTCAAGTCCGATGCGTTAGTCGGCATTCAAGATATGGGGGCGGCAGGACTCACGAGTTCATCCGCCGAGATGGCAAGCAAAGGCGGATTTGGCATTGAAATGAATTTGGATCTCGTCCCGCAGCGTGAGGCAGGCATGACGCCGTACGAAATGATGCTGTCCGAATCGCAGGAACGGATGCTGCTTGTTGTCAAGCAAGGTTGTGAAGACGAAATCGCCGCGATTTTTGCCAAATACGGCCTCGAGGCCAAAGCAATCGGCAAAGTGACCGATGACAAAATGCTCCGCCTCTTGTTCCGAGGCGAGGTGGCGGCGGAAATTCCGGTGGACGCCTTGGCGAAAGACGCGCCGGTGTATCATAAACCGTCTGCCGAGCCGGCTTATTACCGCGAGTTTCAAGCGATGCCGCCGTATACTCCGCACATCGAAGACTACAATCAAACATTGCTCGGGCTGCTCGCCCAGCCGACGATTGCGAGCAAAGAATGGGTGTACGACCAGTACGACTATATGGTGCGGACGAATACGGTCGTCGCCCCGGGATCGGACGCGGCGGTCGTGCGCATCCGCGGCACGAACAAGGCGCTCGCGCTGACGACGGATTGCAATTCGCGCTACTTGTATTTGGATCCGGAAACGGGCGGGAAAATCGCGGTCGCCGAGGCGGCGCGCAATGTCATCTGCTCCGGAGCAAAGCCGCTCGCCATTACGGACTGCCTCAACTTTGGCAGCCCGGAAAAGCCGGAGATTTTCTGGCAGCTCGAAAAAGCGGTCGACGGGATGAGCGAAGCGTGCCGGGCGCTCGGGACGCCGGTGGTGAGCGGCAACGTCTCGCTGTACAATGAAACGAACGGCGAGGCCGTGTACCCAACCCCGGTCGTTGGCATGGTCGGTCTCATTGACGATCTTTCCCATATTACGACTCAGTCGTTTAAACAAGCGGGCGACCTCATTTACGTGATCGGCGAGGCGAAGCCGGAGTTTGGCGGCAGCGAGTTGCAAAAATGGCTGGAAGGCCGCATTTTTGGAAAAGCACCGGAGATTGACTTAGAGGTGGAAGCAAGCCGCCAGCGCCAGCTGCTTGCGGCGATCCGCGCGGGGGTGGTGGCGTCAGCGCATGATATTGCCGAAGGAGGATTAGCCGTTGCGCTTGCTGAGTGTGTCATGGGTGCCTCGGGGCTTGGCGCCAAGGTGACGATCGGCGGTGACCTCGTCAGTGAACTGTTCAGCGAAACGCAATCACGCTTTGTTGTCTCGGTGAAAAAAGAGCAAAAAGAGGCGTTTGAGCAACTGGTTGAAGCGAAACAAATCGGCGAAGTGACAGACGACGGCGCATTCGTGGTGAACGGGGAGCACGGTGAGACGCTCATTCACCTTTCCGTTGCCAAGATGCGAAACGTCTGGAAAGGGGCTATTCCATGCTTGCTGAAATCAAAGGATTGA